Proteins from one Chitinophaga oryzae genomic window:
- a CDS encoding DUF4397 domain-containing protein yields the protein MPYAIPGGHDESSFTQNAFQIIADIADPANVNYGRLQAVNALPGAASLRLKVNGAQAGGNIGYGTAGEYTNIVAAMTTIEATDASGKVLASTQKMVSPGGNYTAWIYGDAKGQPQIAIAANNLSGGVFVPGGDGQDGSFLRVQYKHPIHFRFYNFCPDIPNVNFTAPNGQSFGRYGVTRGLQPGIIPEDATNTVVGLVDDPYHIMAFRSNPGVFPGTWLTQVPVVKSADLVARKEMYVRGIIPNQEPGYYSIALIGRDGAGGPEASKAKMIIVKHNR from the coding sequence TTGCCCTATGCGATTCCCGGTGGTCATGATGAATCCAGTTTTACCCAAAACGCTTTTCAGATCATAGCGGATATTGCCGATCCTGCCAATGTGAACTATGGCCGTTTGCAGGCCGTGAATGCCCTCCCCGGCGCAGCCTCCCTGCGGCTGAAAGTGAACGGCGCGCAGGCTGGTGGCAACATCGGCTACGGTACTGCCGGCGAGTATACGAACATCGTGGCAGCTATGACCACCATTGAAGCAACCGACGCTTCCGGTAAAGTGCTGGCTTCTACGCAGAAGATGGTAAGCCCCGGCGGCAACTATACCGCATGGATATACGGCGATGCCAAAGGACAGCCGCAGATAGCCATTGCCGCCAACAACCTGAGCGGCGGCGTATTTGTACCAGGTGGCGATGGGCAGGACGGCTCTTTCCTGCGGGTGCAGTACAAACATCCTATCCACTTCCGCTTCTATAATTTCTGCCCGGATATACCTAATGTGAATTTCACGGCGCCTAATGGCCAGTCGTTCGGCAGATATGGCGTTACCCGTGGGCTGCAGCCGGGCATTATCCCGGAGGATGCCACCAATACGGTTGTTGGCCTGGTCGATGATCCGTACCATATTATGGCCTTCCGGTCAAACCCCGGTGTATTTCCCGGCACATGGCTTACACAGGTGCCGGTGGTGAAAAGTGCTGACCTGGTGGCCCGGAAAGAAATGTATGTGCGGGGAATCATACCGAACCAGGAGCCCGGCTACTACTCTATAGCGCTGATAGGAAGAGATGGCGCCGGTGGGCCGGAGGCATCCAAAGCGAAGATGATCATTGTTAAACATAACCGGTAG
- a CDS encoding fasciclin domain-containing protein: MKHYTIIFLALIGMMFTSCKHDKLDFGQELKNYRPAADFIRNNYDLSLFSAAIERAGMTAELNGPGPFTILAPNNKAFNEMGILSTADLAKMPVDKVKELVQLHVLPRTLREGDLASNSVDVRFKTIGTRELLVTMATNPFGSAANRNAIYFHGCLADVKDVVVTNGVLQVLQQVIKDQPGTVQDLLAQHEEFSLFVGALKRFGFWEQLKSGGPWTVLAPTNAALKANGLDEQAIAALDPDKYTMARLFGSYIIHKQHYFFSDIRAFKTMTGTSDPLRLNIKDDTYLLEIASLDGTENGVLKIRYTCSIREDRNHQPLNAVPVERKGIVDYNTDNGVVHQLDGLLLKPEQAVK, from the coding sequence ATGAAACATTACACTATCATATTCTTAGCCTTGATCGGGATGATGTTTACTTCCTGTAAGCATGATAAACTGGATTTCGGGCAGGAGTTGAAGAACTATCGCCCTGCAGCAGATTTCATCCGGAACAACTATGACCTGAGCCTCTTCTCCGCAGCCATTGAAAGGGCTGGCATGACGGCGGAACTGAACGGCCCGGGACCATTTACCATCCTGGCGCCCAACAATAAGGCATTTAATGAGATGGGGATCCTGAGCACTGCCGATCTGGCCAAAATGCCGGTCGACAAGGTAAAGGAACTGGTACAACTGCATGTGTTGCCCCGCACGTTGCGCGAAGGTGACCTGGCGTCCAATAGCGTGGACGTACGGTTTAAAACTATCGGCACACGGGAGTTGCTGGTAACAATGGCTACCAATCCTTTTGGTTCAGCGGCCAATCGCAATGCCATTTACTTCCACGGTTGTCTGGCAGATGTGAAAGACGTGGTTGTTACCAACGGTGTATTGCAGGTGCTGCAGCAGGTGATAAAAGATCAGCCGGGGACTGTACAGGACCTGCTTGCTCAGCATGAGGAATTCAGCCTGTTTGTAGGTGCCCTGAAACGTTTCGGCTTTTGGGAACAGTTAAAAAGTGGCGGCCCCTGGACGGTACTGGCGCCCACCAATGCGGCACTCAAAGCCAATGGCCTGGATGAGCAGGCAATCGCAGCGTTAGACCCTGACAAATACACCATGGCGCGGCTTTTTGGAAGCTACATCATACACAAACAGCACTACTTCTTCTCTGATATCCGTGCGTTTAAAACCATGACTGGTACCAGCGACCCGCTGAGACTTAATATAAAGGATGATACCTACCTGCTGGAGATCGCCAGCCTGGACGGTACAGAAAACGGTGTTCTGAAAATCAGGTATACCTGTTCCATCCGGGAAGACAGAAACCATCAGCCGCTAAATGCGGTGCCGGTGGAACGGAAAGGAATCGTGGATTATAATACTGACAACGGTGTGGTACATCAGCTGGATGGCTTGCTGCTAAAACCCGAACAGGCCGTAAAATAA
- a CDS encoding TonB-dependent receptor produces MNTKKIIVTIYSFLLLMLASMAGIAQETSGGLTGKVQDGQGQALPGATIIALHEPSGTRYPVISDAGGRYHILGMRIGGPYTVTVTMMGMAPQKYQNVTVRLGEPQQLNVVLNDDRKQLSEVVVKGAKAGPKANNYGAGQNISRSQINNMPTVSRSIQDITRMVPQGSKDNSFGGSNFRYNNVTIDGAINNDAIGFSPSMGGQSGTSGQPGSSTRTNPVSLDAIEDMQVYLAPFDVKIGNFTGGSVNAVTRSGTNTFTGSVYGFGRTAAMIGKNKAGNGDKMNSDFKDYQAGIRLGFPIIKNKLFFFTNEEITRRTDPAQLLAGKEETARILSGKDADDIRQATIKRYGDIFDPGTPGMYNSSSESNKFFNRIDWNINDKHQLSVRNNTITSSAISLDRDQQDFRFGSMAFKQTNNQSSTVAELKSRFNNAWSNSFVAGFTTVHDYRDPLSDPTLPQVQIMGRTPGTTIYLGTDREASVFNMKQRTIEITNNLTWTKGKHTVLMGMHNELYHIDYGFVNAWNGRVDYLSIDDYLRNTPYRVRGSYNYTNNSRDYIMSHPGAVFNVNLYSVYIQDAIRVTDKLTVTPGLRADYTHLPTKPELSDKVTNAIADPYFGSTYHYTPLNRIENRYFGKVQISPRLGFRYDWLGDQSLIVRGGVGMFTGRIPFAWLAYAYYNNGVNYGSFDQKADQKPFAPGSDAIKPGKNGIADFIEQNGTVINNPNAGKTQVDLIDNDFVMPKILRASLAIDRTTASQWKFGIEAMVTKSIKEVFFQQVNITDNPKYYAYDKDRQQPVYSGNIDPHFSNAYLLSNTNKGFRYSITGTASKNFSGGLYLSGAYTYGQSKDAFNGIRNSMESNWQLNQALSPNNAPLAYSNFDIRHRFVVNTSYRKAWNETWVSTLSLFFSAQSGSPFTYGVVNNSVQGLPQQVSLAYIPQTEEAIRFFRDYTSNGQQVTAAEQAEAFNRYVDGNKYLNSRRGNFTERNMGRTPWNVQADLHFAQEFHLRKMKTHFITFTADVVNLTNLLNRNWGISYFSPNTFNSTASVGLTPTLFPPEQNKGGIPVYTFSDPGTPYSIDYFGSRYQVQLGLRYTF; encoded by the coding sequence ATGAACACAAAAAAAATAATTGTAACAATATATTCTTTCCTGTTGCTAATGCTGGCGTCGATGGCCGGCATAGCGCAGGAAACCTCCGGCGGCCTGACGGGAAAGGTACAGGACGGCCAGGGGCAGGCATTGCCGGGAGCCACCATCATCGCATTGCACGAACCTTCCGGTACCCGTTATCCGGTGATATCCGATGCGGGAGGCCGCTATCACATTTTAGGAATGCGTATCGGCGGTCCGTACACTGTTACCGTGACTATGATGGGCATGGCGCCGCAAAAATACCAGAACGTGACCGTACGCCTGGGTGAACCGCAACAGTTGAATGTAGTGCTGAACGATGACCGCAAGCAACTATCCGAAGTAGTGGTGAAAGGCGCGAAGGCAGGACCCAAAGCCAATAATTATGGCGCGGGCCAGAACATCAGCCGCAGCCAGATCAATAATATGCCGACGGTGAGCCGCAGCATACAAGACATTACCCGCATGGTGCCGCAAGGCAGCAAAGACAATAGTTTCGGCGGTTCCAACTTCCGCTACAACAACGTTACCATCGACGGGGCCATCAATAACGATGCGATCGGCTTCAGCCCGTCTATGGGCGGACAAAGCGGCACTTCCGGTCAGCCCGGCAGCAGCACCCGCACCAATCCCGTTTCCCTCGATGCGATCGAAGACATGCAGGTGTACCTCGCGCCCTTCGACGTGAAGATCGGTAACTTCACCGGCGGCAGCGTCAACGCTGTTACCCGCAGCGGTACCAACACCTTCACCGGTTCGGTATACGGCTTTGGCCGCACCGCTGCCATGATCGGGAAAAACAAAGCCGGCAACGGTGATAAGATGAACAGTGACTTTAAAGATTACCAGGCAGGCATACGGCTCGGTTTCCCGATCATCAAAAACAAACTATTCTTTTTTACCAATGAAGAAATCACCCGCAGAACCGATCCTGCGCAGCTGCTGGCCGGTAAGGAAGAAACAGCCCGTATCCTCAGCGGGAAAGACGCCGACGATATCCGCCAGGCGACCATCAAACGCTACGGAGATATCTTTGACCCGGGGACACCGGGGATGTACAACTCCTCTTCCGAGTCCAATAAATTCTTCAATCGTATAGACTGGAACATCAACGATAAACACCAGCTGTCTGTCCGCAACAATACCATTACCTCCAGCGCCATCAGCCTGGACCGCGACCAACAGGATTTTCGTTTCGGCAGCATGGCTTTCAAGCAAACGAATAACCAGAGCAGCACCGTCGCTGAACTGAAAAGCCGTTTCAACAACGCCTGGTCCAATAGTTTCGTCGCCGGTTTCACTACCGTGCACGACTACCGCGATCCGCTCAGCGATCCTACGTTGCCGCAGGTACAGATCATGGGCCGCACGCCGGGCACCACCATCTATCTGGGCACAGACAGGGAGGCGTCTGTATTCAATATGAAACAGCGTACTATCGAAATTACCAACAACCTCACCTGGACCAAAGGTAAACACACGGTATTGATGGGCATGCACAATGAGCTGTATCATATCGACTACGGGTTTGTGAATGCCTGGAACGGCCGTGTGGACTACCTGAGCATCGATGACTACCTGCGTAATACGCCCTATCGTGTAAGAGGGAGCTATAACTACACCAATAACAGTCGCGACTATATCATGAGCCATCCCGGCGCGGTATTTAATGTGAACCTGTACAGCGTGTACATACAGGATGCGATCCGGGTGACGGACAAGTTGACCGTTACGCCCGGGCTGCGTGCCGACTATACGCATCTGCCTACAAAACCGGAGCTGAGCGATAAAGTGACCAACGCGATCGCCGATCCTTACTTCGGATCTACGTATCACTATACGCCGCTGAACCGCATTGAGAACCGGTATTTCGGGAAAGTACAGATTTCCCCGCGCTTAGGTTTCCGCTACGACTGGCTGGGAGATCAGAGCCTCATCGTTCGCGGCGGCGTGGGCATGTTTACCGGCCGTATTCCCTTTGCATGGCTGGCCTATGCCTACTATAACAACGGCGTGAACTACGGTTCATTTGACCAGAAAGCAGACCAGAAGCCTTTCGCCCCCGGTAGTGACGCTATCAAGCCGGGTAAGAACGGTATCGCCGATTTCATTGAACAGAACGGCACTGTCATCAACAACCCTAATGCCGGGAAGACACAGGTGGACCTGATCGATAATGATTTTGTGATGCCGAAGATACTGCGCGCCAGCCTGGCCATCGACAGGACTACTGCCAGTCAGTGGAAGTTCGGGATAGAAGCTATGGTCACCAAAAGTATTAAGGAAGTCTTCTTTCAGCAGGTGAACATCACCGATAACCCGAAATATTACGCTTACGATAAAGACCGGCAGCAGCCTGTTTATTCCGGCAATATTGATCCGCATTTCTCCAATGCATACCTGTTGAGCAATACTAACAAAGGTTTCCGCTACAGCATCACCGGCACCGCCAGCAAAAACTTCTCCGGCGGTTTATATCTGTCGGGCGCGTATACCTATGGCCAGAGCAAGGATGCCTTCAATGGTATCCGTAACTCCATGGAGTCCAACTGGCAGCTGAACCAGGCGTTGAGCCCGAATAATGCGCCGCTGGCTTATTCCAACTTCGATATCCGTCACCGCTTTGTGGTGAATACCAGCTACCGCAAGGCGTGGAATGAAACATGGGTGAGCACCCTTAGCCTGTTCTTCAGTGCGCAGTCCGGCAGTCCTTTCACCTACGGGGTAGTGAACAACAGCGTACAGGGGTTACCGCAGCAGGTGAGCCTGGCTTATATCCCGCAGACAGAAGAGGCGATCCGTTTCTTCAGGGACTATACCAGCAACGGGCAGCAGGTGACGGCGGCTGAACAGGCCGAAGCGTTTAACCGTTACGTTGATGGCAACAAATACCTGAACAGCAGAAGGGGAAATTTCACTGAGAGAAATATGGGCCGCACACCGTGGAATGTGCAGGCAGACCTGCACTTCGCGCAGGAGTTCCATCTGCGTAAGATGAAAACGCATTTCATCACCTTCACGGCAGATGTGGTGAACCTGACCAACCTGTTGAACCGCAACTGGGGCATCAGCTATTTCTCGCCCAATACCTTTAACTCTACTGCCAGTGTTGGTTTAACGCCTACCCTGTTCCCGCCGGAGCAGAACAAAGGTGGTATACCGGTATATACTTTCTCTGATCCGGGTACGCCCTATTCCATTGATTATTTCGGTTCCCGTTACCAGGTACAGCTGGGACTGCGTTACACCTTTTAA
- a CDS encoding TonB-dependent receptor, protein MRCSFIVLVLQLTAAGLLLAANVKSQDLTRKINLQLNKVALKEALLAIEKQGEVKFMLPEELLEKTHKKVTISSPAIRIQDALHGILENTGLEYKLVEGYVVIAQQPVPVKISGKVIDSKTKEAIPGVSVRVKGAAAGASTDVNGIFNLTVTQSGVTLIVSYIGYETREVKANAGGTMIIALTVSSKQLSEVTVNARRKLNTEIAVLQDRKNAAIVQDAISAAQIERTGSITTTQALQKVSGVTITDDKYVAIRGLGDRSVIGQLNGVRLASSDPDRSTIPLDLVPASLLDNITIFKTVTPDKPADAAAGIVELKTKSVPDSAIFTIIAQTGFNSNIGPNGRVNSFYNSEMGFLGTRVNKKDLSAEFLDLSKQYPGGLSQIQQLISNSPNSPALQQEAVRINNLMHSFDPVLTTNYRKAPLNQLYSATYGNSFKLFGKHTLGVIAGANYYSRTTDIYGGNLTQYSVYQGVITGNKDVYSPRNIPNYITPNNLFMGKYQTYKENTGIQTINYGALTGLTYKFNPRHEISMQYLGSWGSEAQAVNMYGQYQYTGLPGEVSSTIYSLKQTYRTLHTFNLQGEHKFMKGEYSPRLSYNIATSNSSQNDPDYRFVTLTDYAPRNGGYYYKPAVGSFPGSGDYVYTDHLYALNSGYVNGYGTYGIIQAEPNGRRWRRLKETNYNYKADVTLPFPLFGKKQEFKTGVNYLNRDRSFRENMFFLPGSNFSTYGAYPLYAVEGNLNRLVSPEMIGIKIPGGSTGEGANPVGGFLYNSQKSPNNYTGFFETNAFYGMMDLRLPANLRLTGGVRFEKTNIQSAVDTSDVYLDPSLTAPGDDGTKVPVVLINPNTAYKTGYKPFYSFNLTYTPLESMNFRVGYNTTLARPELREITNVFEFDAFQMGLVVGNPGLVNQQTENLDFRWEWFPNPGEVLSVSLFGKRIQHQLVKVFSLKTDGLAAKYPEYPTIQFQNDPNEGKVWGMELEVVKDLGRLYAPLKNFNIGSNLLLAQSLIKKSTERYKANKSLDRHTPEYSPLFEQAPYSVNAWLNYKNGRSGTDVTATFNMVGERLVQINLTGEPDLYTRPVPVLDFIFTQRVTKRLLFKGYAKNILNPAIETVYAAPGTGGLWYGNKYVNRSFKRGSEIMLGFTYNLF, encoded by the coding sequence ATGAGATGTTCATTTATTGTGCTGGTATTGCAACTCACCGCAGCAGGGTTGCTTTTGGCCGCGAACGTAAAGAGCCAGGATCTGACCCGGAAAATAAACCTGCAGTTGAACAAGGTAGCCTTAAAAGAGGCTTTGCTCGCCATCGAAAAGCAGGGCGAAGTTAAATTTATGTTACCGGAGGAACTGCTGGAGAAAACCCATAAAAAGGTTACCATCAGTAGTCCCGCTATCCGTATCCAGGACGCCTTACACGGCATCCTGGAAAACACCGGTCTGGAATATAAGCTGGTGGAAGGCTACGTGGTGATCGCCCAACAACCGGTACCTGTGAAGATCAGCGGCAAGGTGATCGACAGCAAAACAAAAGAAGCCATCCCCGGCGTTTCTGTACGCGTAAAAGGCGCCGCTGCCGGCGCTTCCACCGATGTCAACGGGATCTTCAACCTCACCGTGACACAAAGCGGCGTTACGCTCATCGTCAGCTACATCGGCTACGAAACCAGGGAAGTGAAAGCTAACGCCGGTGGTACAATGATCATCGCGCTGACCGTTTCCAGTAAACAACTCAGCGAAGTGACCGTCAACGCACGCCGTAAACTCAATACGGAAATCGCGGTATTACAGGACCGTAAAAATGCCGCCATCGTACAGGACGCCATATCCGCCGCACAGATAGAACGCACCGGCAGTATCACCACCACCCAGGCGCTGCAGAAAGTATCCGGCGTTACCATCACGGACGACAAATACGTAGCTATCCGCGGGCTCGGTGACCGCAGCGTGATCGGGCAGCTCAACGGCGTCCGCCTCGCCTCTTCCGATCCCGACAGAAGCACCATCCCGCTGGACCTTGTACCGGCATCCCTCCTCGATAATATCACCATCTTCAAGACGGTTACACCTGATAAGCCCGCCGATGCCGCCGCCGGTATCGTGGAACTGAAAACGAAATCTGTTCCCGACAGCGCGATATTTACCATCATCGCGCAAACCGGCTTTAATTCCAATATCGGCCCCAATGGCCGTGTGAACAGCTTCTATAACAGCGAGATGGGATTCTTAGGTACCAGGGTGAATAAAAAAGACCTGTCTGCCGAATTCCTGGACTTGTCCAAACAATATCCCGGCGGTTTATCCCAGATACAGCAACTGATCTCCAACAGCCCCAACAGTCCTGCCTTGCAACAGGAAGCTGTCCGCATCAATAACCTGATGCATAGTTTCGATCCGGTGCTGACCACCAATTACCGCAAAGCACCGCTGAACCAGCTATATTCGGCTACCTATGGCAACAGCTTTAAGCTGTTTGGAAAACATACGCTGGGGGTCATAGCCGGCGCCAACTACTACAGCCGCACAACAGATATCTACGGCGGAAACCTTACCCAGTATAGTGTTTACCAGGGTGTGATCACCGGTAACAAAGACGTGTACAGTCCGCGCAACATACCCAACTATATTACCCCGAACAACCTGTTCATGGGTAAATATCAAACCTATAAAGAGAACACAGGAATACAAACAATCAACTATGGAGCATTGACGGGGTTGACGTATAAGTTCAACCCCCGTCATGAAATCAGTATGCAGTACCTCGGCAGCTGGGGCAGCGAGGCGCAGGCAGTCAACATGTACGGGCAATACCAGTATACCGGCCTGCCGGGAGAAGTGAGCAGCACTATCTATTCACTGAAGCAGACGTACCGTACCCTGCATACCTTCAACCTTCAGGGCGAGCATAAGTTCATGAAGGGCGAATACAGCCCGCGCCTGAGCTACAACATCGCTACGTCCAACTCTTCACAGAATGATCCTGACTATCGTTTTGTGACGCTGACAGACTATGCGCCGCGCAACGGAGGATACTATTACAAACCTGCTGTAGGATCATTTCCCGGCTCGGGCGATTATGTGTATACAGACCATCTGTATGCGCTCAATTCCGGCTATGTGAACGGCTACGGTACCTACGGTATCATACAGGCCGAGCCCAACGGCCGCCGCTGGCGCAGGCTGAAGGAAACCAACTATAACTATAAAGCCGATGTAACGCTGCCTTTCCCATTGTTTGGCAAGAAGCAGGAATTTAAAACCGGCGTGAACTACCTGAACCGTGACCGTAGCTTCCGGGAGAACATGTTCTTCCTGCCGGGATCTAATTTCTCTACCTATGGCGCCTACCCGCTGTACGCCGTGGAGGGCAACCTGAATCGCCTGGTTAGCCCGGAGATGATCGGTATCAAAATCCCCGGAGGCAGTACCGGCGAAGGTGCCAACCCTGTTGGCGGTTTTCTGTACAACAGTCAGAAGTCTCCCAATAACTACACCGGTTTTTTTGAAACCAACGCCTTCTATGGTATGATGGACCTACGGTTGCCGGCCAATCTGCGTCTTACCGGTGGCGTGCGTTTTGAGAAAACCAATATTCAATCTGCCGTGGATACTTCCGACGTTTATCTCGATCCATCGCTTACTGCTCCTGGTGACGATGGTACGAAAGTGCCTGTGGTGCTTATCAATCCCAATACCGCTTACAAGACGGGCTACAAACCTTTTTATTCCTTTAACCTGACCTATACGCCGCTGGAAAGCATGAATTTCCGCGTCGGTTACAATACTACCCTGGCAAGACCGGAGCTGCGTGAAATCACCAACGTGTTCGAATTTGATGCTTTCCAGATGGGATTGGTGGTAGGTAACCCTGGCCTGGTCAACCAACAAACGGAAAACCTCGATTTCAGGTGGGAGTGGTTCCCCAACCCGGGAGAAGTGCTGTCAGTATCATTGTTTGGAAAACGGATACAACATCAGCTGGTGAAGGTCTTCAGCCTCAAAACAGACGGTCTCGCTGCCAAATATCCTGAATATCCCACCATCCAGTTCCAGAATGATCCGAACGAAGGCAAGGTATGGGGAATGGAGCTGGAAGTGGTAAAAGACCTCGGAAGGCTCTACGCCCCGCTGAAGAATTTCAATATTGGTTCCAACCTGCTGCTGGCACAGAGCCTGATTAAGAAATCGACGGAGCGGTATAAGGCCAACAAATCCCTGGACCGTCATACGCCGGAGTACAGCCCGCTGTTTGAACAGGCGCCATATTCCGTAAACGCCTGGCTCAACTATAAGAACGGCCGTTCAGGTACCGATGTCACCGCCACTTTCAATATGGTGGGCGAGCGGCTGGTGCAGATCAACCTGACAGGTGAGCCGGACCTCTATACCCGTCCGGTGCCGGTACTGGATTTCATCTTTACGCAGCGGGTTACCAAACGTTTACTGTTCAAGGGATATGCCAAGAATATCCTGAACCCGGCGATAGAAACCGTATACGCGGCGCCGGGCACCGGCGGCCTGTGGTATGGCAACAAATACGTTAACCGCAGTTTCAAACGCGGCAGCGAGATCATGCTGGGCTTTACTTATAATCTGTTCTAA
- a CDS encoding fasciclin domain-containing protein, which yields MMTTNTILSRQYFSRRLVVISLSLLMAGACKKDEADEPKANDRLMEVVADNFNLSKFKAATDRSSMRPLLTSAGPLTVLAPSDAAFTNAGYPTTLSVGTASISLMTNITGYHILNGNYDLNKMPFLFNQEIRTYNGGKLYVTRWIKDKDTVLTVNGSRVLAISMKASNGTLQVIDRMLEPYLYETVTEALTAEPSLSLFSHALQRSGLSALLKGKGPYTVYAANNAAMTAYGYKTLEQIEAADPGVLAALLRYHIAADRRFVYDYILSTGSTAATTQNMLDDNIVKVQLTPDPLSPGLYNGITLQGPGNDAPVKLVKQNSIAGNGVVHITDQVLKITK from the coding sequence ATGATGACTACAAATACTATATTATCCAGACAATATTTTTCCCGCCGGCTGGTGGTGATCAGTTTGTCTTTACTGATGGCAGGCGCCTGCAAGAAAGACGAAGCTGATGAACCTAAAGCTAACGACCGCCTCATGGAAGTGGTGGCGGACAACTTCAACCTCAGTAAGTTCAAAGCAGCGACCGACCGCAGCAGTATGCGGCCGTTGCTGACCAGCGCAGGACCACTCACCGTATTGGCGCCATCTGACGCCGCTTTCACCAACGCAGGATATCCCACTACCCTCAGTGTAGGCACGGCCAGTATTTCCCTGATGACCAATATCACGGGATATCATATCCTCAACGGCAACTATGATCTGAATAAAATGCCTTTCCTGTTTAACCAGGAGATACGCACTTACAACGGCGGAAAGCTGTATGTGACCCGCTGGATAAAAGACAAAGACACCGTGCTGACTGTCAATGGCAGCCGGGTGCTGGCCATTAGCATGAAAGCCAGCAATGGTACGCTGCAGGTCATCGATCGTATGTTGGAACCATATCTCTATGAAACGGTGACAGAAGCGCTCACGGCCGAGCCGAGCCTGAGCCTCTTCAGCCACGCCTTACAACGTTCCGGTTTATCCGCTTTGCTGAAAGGCAAAGGTCCCTATACCGTGTATGCTGCAAACAACGCTGCCATGACTGCCTACGGCTATAAGACGCTGGAGCAGATCGAGGCGGCCGATCCCGGGGTACTGGCCGCATTGTTGCGTTATCACATTGCGGCCGACCGCCGGTTTGTGTATGACTATATCCTGAGTACCGGAAGCACTGCCGCCACTACGCAGAACATGCTCGACGACAATATTGTGAAAGTGCAGCTTACGCCAGACCCGCTGTCGCCGGGGCTTTACAATGGTATTACGCTTCAGGGGCCGGGCAACGACGCGCCGGTAAAGCTGGTAAAGCAGAATAGCATTGCCGGTAACGGTGTAGTACATATTACCGACCAGGTATTAAAAATCACAAAGTAG